The sequence below is a genomic window from Actinomycetota bacterium.
CGGAATCCCAACATGACTGGACGCGCTGGGTGACTCGACGCCGTCCACAGGCTCAGGGAGCCCACTGATCGCATCCCGCACTGTGCGCCAGGGCAACTGTGCACTGGTAGTCACGCTACGCGTCGCGGCGCGGGCACTTGCGGGTGCTCCAGCGGGAAGAGCCAGACCATGGCGCTCCCAATACAGCCCGGACACCCACTGGTCGTTCAACAAGACCGCCTCAGAATGCGTAGCAAGGAGTGGTGGTATTGGCACGTCGGATAGATCAGCACGAATTGCCATTAGGAACACGCGATTCCTCAGCTGGGGAACACCGAAGTCGGCCGCATTGAGCAGCTGTCGTGTGACGTAGTAGCGCTCGCCCGAGTTCCCGGCCCTCCTGCGCGCCAACCTGTCTCGATGCCGGTGCCAGTCCTCGTCGTCCCCTGGAGCGCAGAGGGGGTCATGAAGCTGCGCCTCGACGTATTCAAAGTATGGAAAGAAGCCACTCCGCAACAGTCCAGCGACATTCTCAAAGAGCACCAACTTCGGCCGGAGATCACGGACCAACGCCAGCGCCGCCGGAAACATGTTTCTCGGGTCATTCATCCCGGCATGGACGCCGCCGAGGGAGAACGGCTGACATGGCGGTCCGCCAGCCACCAGATCAAGCTCTCCATGACCGAGTTC
It includes:
- a CDS encoding DNA cytosine methyltransferase, whose amino-acid sequence is MALGLHAAGFEHAALVEFEPKACATLGHNAALWQARNGSVPPWKVTAVHLADVRDFDFRSELGHGELDLVAGGPPCQPFSLGGVHAGMNDPRNMFPAALALVRDLRPKLVLFENVAGLLRSGFFPYFEYVEAQLHDPLCAPGDDEDWHRHRDRLARRRAGNSGERYYVTRQLLNAADFGVPQLRNRVFLMAIRADLSDVPIPPLLATHSEAVLLNDQWVSGLYWERHGLALPAGAPASARAATRSVTTSAQLPWRTVRDAISGLPEPVDGVESPSASSHVGIPGARSYAGHTGSEIDRPSKTIKAGVHGVCGGEAMIRYSDGRLRYMTVREAARIQTFPDNYEFVGARSHAMRQIGNAVPVELAAAVGRHMRASAGL